In uncultured Bacteroides sp., one genomic interval encodes:
- a CDS encoding BT4734/BF3469 family protein yields MKITQLKGRQKRESQQNVKLSVLMEKMKIESEEQPVSNLRHSLQYVSRSTHCMAVDKLPKLSFAAEFKKVDAQQEMIRYNGVVLLEIDGLAGIEEAEAVRDEVARLPHTLAAFVGSSAKSVKLLVSFIRPDGSLPQTKAEAELFHAQAYRKAVRFYEELISYKVTLKRPSLSHYCRFSYDPGLFFNPEVHPILMKQPCEVSTELDREPTMQDENDSLLRLMPGHQYRSVVSALFESSLQSVYEEIGRFPQEGDIKPFLVTLAGNCFKSGVPEEDVVIGAMLHFDLAKREVELRLTVHNVYLGGKNFGGKPCMSAEQLLAVKTEEFMNRRYEFRHNTQTTEMEYKESNSFVFDFRPVTQKVLNSIALNAQKEGIQLWDRDVTRYVYSDRTPLFAPIEDYLSRLPSWDGVDRIRPFADAVPCENKYWRNFFHRWFLCMVAHWRGMSKQYANSTSPLLVGKQGYKKSTFCLSILPPELRAYYTDSIDFGHKRDAELYLNRFALINIDEFDQITNSQQAFLKHILQKPVVNTRKPNQSVVQELRRYASFIATSNHYDLLTDTSGSRRFICIEVTGIVNVPHNINYDQLYAQALSEIQSGERYWFDSEDEAVLMAGNEKFEVQPPAEQLFLQYFRSAGKNEPCEKLLASEILTRLQKKSGFKLSTTKITTFGRILTKLSVPLTNSKKGRLYNVVEC; encoded by the coding sequence ATGAAAATAACACAATTAAAAGGCCGACAGAAAAGAGAATCACAACAAAATGTAAAACTATCTGTATTGATGGAGAAGATGAAAATTGAATCGGAGGAACAACCGGTTTCTAATTTGCGACATTCTTTACAATATGTAAGCCGTTCTACGCATTGCATGGCTGTTGATAAACTGCCAAAACTAAGTTTTGCTGCTGAATTTAAAAAGGTGGATGCACAACAGGAAATGATTCGCTATAATGGTGTGGTGTTACTGGAGATTGACGGCCTTGCGGGAATAGAGGAAGCAGAAGCGGTGAGGGATGAGGTGGCACGTTTGCCGCATACGCTTGCTGCATTTGTTGGTTCTAGTGCGAAAAGTGTGAAGTTGCTTGTCTCATTTATCCGTCCCGATGGCTCTTTACCACAGACAAAAGCGGAAGCGGAGTTGTTTCATGCACAGGCTTACCGTAAGGCGGTACGGTTTTACGAGGAGCTGATATCATATAAGGTTACACTGAAACGTCCGTCATTGAGTCATTACTGCCGCTTTTCCTATGATCCGGGTCTGTTTTTTAACCCCGAAGTGCATCCTATTCTAATGAAGCAGCCTTGTGAAGTGAGCACAGAACTTGATAGAGAACCCACAATGCAGGATGAAAATGATTCGTTGCTGAGGCTGATGCCGGGGCATCAATATAGAAGTGTGGTTTCTGCCTTGTTCGAATCGTCCTTGCAGTCTGTGTACGAAGAAATAGGAAGGTTCCCTCAAGAGGGGGATATAAAGCCATTCCTGGTGACTTTGGCGGGAAACTGTTTTAAATCGGGTGTACCAGAGGAAGATGTGGTAATAGGGGCAATGTTGCATTTTGATCTGGCAAAAAGGGAAGTGGAGTTGAGGCTTACGGTGCACAATGTGTATCTGGGTGGAAAGAATTTTGGCGGAAAACCGTGTATGAGTGCGGAACAGTTGCTGGCTGTAAAGACGGAAGAGTTTATGAACCGCCGTTATGAGTTCAGGCACAATACGCAGACTACAGAAATGGAGTATAAGGAAAGCAATTCGTTTGTTTTCGATTTCCGACCTGTAACGCAGAAGGTGCTTAATAGTATTGCGCTCAATGCTCAGAAAGAGGGTATTCAGTTGTGGGACAGAGACGTGACTCGCTATGTTTATTCCGACCGCACTCCGCTGTTTGCTCCTATTGAGGATTATCTGTCTAGGCTTCCTTCCTGGGATGGGGTAGATCGTATTCGCCCATTTGCTGATGCGGTGCCGTGTGAGAATAAATATTGGCGTAACTTTTTTCACCGCTGGTTTCTCTGCATGGTGGCTCACTGGCGTGGAATGAGCAAGCAGTATGCCAACAGTACTTCGCCTTTGCTGGTTGGAAAGCAGGGATATAAGAAATCTACATTTTGCCTGAGCATACTTCCGCCGGAGTTGCGTGCGTATTATACGGATAGCATTGATTTCGGCCACAAGCGTGATGCGGAGCTTTATCTCAATAGGTTTGCACTTATCAACATTGATGAGTTCGACCAGATTACTAACAGTCAGCAGGCGTTTCTGAAACATATACTTCAGAAACCGGTGGTTAATACGCGCAAGCCCAATCAGAGTGTTGTGCAGGAGTTGCGTCGCTATGCTTCGTTTATTGCTACTAGTAATCATTACGATTTGCTGACCGACACTTCGGGTAGCCGTCGGTTTATTTGTATTGAGGTTACGGGCATTGTAAATGTTCCGCACAATATAAACTATGATCAGCTTTATGCGCAGGCGTTGAGCGAGATTCAGAGTGGCGAGCGTTATTGGTTCGACAGTGAGGATGAAGCTGTTTTAATGGCCGGCAATGAGAAATTCGAAGTGCAGCCTCCTGCCGAGCAACTGTTTCTTCAGTACTTTCGTTCGGCCGGAAAGAATGAGCCTTGTGAAAAACTGCTGGCTTCCGAAATTCTCACCAGATTGCAGAAAAAGAGTGGCTTCAAGCTATCCACCACAAAGATTACTACCTTCGGACGTATTCTTACCAAGCTAAGTGTTCCGTTGACTAATTCAAAAAAAGGCAGGCTATATAACGTGGTGGAGTGCTGA
- a CDS encoding DUF975 family protein has protein sequence MENVALMRMAKESLRDKWGLAIGTFLVYTLIINGLQFNYSFYSNMFGTNLLASTGGLVSLIIGGPMTLGISYFALAISRNQEARFEQLFKGFNNFGTALGAYLLMAIFVILWMLLLIIPGIIAAISYAMTFYIIADNPSIQVMDAIDKSKKMMYGYKWKFFCLNLRFLGWAILCLFTLGIGFLWLIPYMEISFAKFYDDINGRQAAEEAVATDM, from the coding sequence ATGGAAAATGTGGCTTTAATGAGAATGGCTAAAGAATCTCTGAGAGATAAATGGGGATTGGCTATCGGGACTTTTTTGGTGTATACATTGATCATTAATGGATTGCAGTTTAATTACTCGTTTTACTCTAATATGTTTGGAACAAACTTGCTTGCCTCTACGGGTGGGCTTGTAAGTTTGATTATTGGTGGTCCTATGACTCTTGGGATATCTTATTTTGCATTAGCTATATCAAGAAATCAGGAAGCTCGGTTTGAACAGCTGTTTAAGGGATTTAATAATTTTGGTACTGCATTGGGAGCCTATCTTCTAATGGCTATTTTTGTTATATTGTGGATGCTCTTGTTAATAATACCTGGAATTATTGCCGCTATATCTTATGCAATGACTTTTTATATTATTGCTGATAATCCCTCTATTCAGGTAATGGATGCAATTGATAAGAGTAAAAAGATGATGTATGGCTATAAATGGAAATTCTTCTGCCTGAATCTACGGTTCTTAGGATGGGCGATACTTTGTCTTTTTACATTAGGAATCGGTTTCCTTTGGCTTATTCCTTACATGGAAATTTCTTTTGCAAAATTCTATGATGATATAAATGGAAGGCAAGCAGCTGAAGAAGCTGTAGCTACCGATATGTAA
- a CDS encoding metallophosphatase domain-containing protein — protein sequence MHILHISDTHSKHNLLQSLPPADIIVHSGDISLNGTEDEIIDFIEWFDALPYKYKIFIAGNHDDYLFKANLEGLSSNCFYLCNSEITINDVKFYGLPMFMEDIISGDYIENINKIPSDTNVLVTHQPSYGILDYSRNRNYGDLYLLQTVYKIQPQYHLFGHIHDAYGIKKHNNTTFVNSSILDESFEIVNQPILLEYY from the coding sequence ATGCATATACTCCATATATCAGATACTCATAGCAAACATAATTTGTTGCAAAGCTTGCCACCTGCAGATATAATTGTACATTCTGGAGATATATCTTTAAATGGAACAGAGGATGAAATAATTGATTTTATTGAATGGTTTGATGCGTTACCATATAAATATAAAATATTCATAGCTGGTAATCATGATGACTATTTATTTAAAGCAAATCTGGAAGGCTTGAGCAGTAATTGCTTTTATTTGTGCAATTCGGAGATCACAATCAATGACGTTAAATTCTATGGATTACCTATGTTTATGGAAGACATAATATCTGGGGATTATATTGAAAACATAAATAAAATTCCATCAGATACCAATGTGTTAGTAACACATCAACCATCTTATGGCATTTTAGACTATTCTCGGAATAGAAATTATGGCGATCTTTATTTGCTACAAACCGTTTATAAAATTCAACCACAATATCATCTTTTTGGGCATATTCATGATGCTTATGGCATTAAAAAGCATAATAATACCACATTCGTAAATTCTTCTATTCTTGATGAATCTTTCGAAATTGTTAACCAGCCAATTTTATTGGAATATTATTAA
- the zapA gene encoding cell division protein ZapA: MKHENANDKIHIQIGKNSYLLNIEPNEALIYKQAAKEINDLLSEYQRKNSYVDMDFTDDNFFVMIALQIMIEKKNWKGNLNMRKIIKFSCTSQALIMENIANRIQTIINDNGLTIDNFCNITSIEKSQLLFVLNHRINPSLEMIIKINQTFQDVDLNWLINGED; encoded by the coding sequence ATGAAACATGAAAATGCAAATGATAAAATTCATATTCAGATTGGCAAAAACAGCTATTTATTAAATATCGAGCCTAATGAGGCTTTGATATATAAACAAGCCGCTAAAGAAATTAATGATTTGCTGAGTGAATATCAGAGAAAAAATAGTTATGTAGACATGGATTTTACTGATGATAACTTTTTTGTAATGATTGCACTTCAGATAATGATTGAAAAAAAAAATTGGAAAGGAAACTTAAACATGAGGAAAATAATTAAATTTTCATGTACATCACAAGCGCTAATAATGGAAAATATAGCGAATCGTATACAGACAATAATTAATGATAACGGTCTTACAATTGATAACTTCTGCAATATCACCAGTATTGAAAAGAGTCAGTTGTTATTTGTTTTAAATCACCGTATTAACCCTTCATTAGAAATGATTATTAAAATAAATCAGACTTTTCAGGATGTGGACTTAAACTGGCTGATTAATGGAGAAGATTGA
- a CDS encoding MBL fold metallo-hydrolase, whose translation MTLTVHRGTNQIGGSCVEIATATTKILIDIGLPLDSKASEDNLNLYNPGIEGNIDAVFISHYHLDHYGLLPLLNESIPVYVSEGTEKIFEINTIFLHQKEMKNLKVIKPHDEIRIKDISITPYTVDHSAYDAMAFLIEAEGKRILYSGDIRLHGPKSKLYKFLPKEVDYMILEGTNINNEVDNIRTEKEIEEEFLSIFRSTSDAINYVWCSGQNIDRLVALYRACLKSKKIMVVDVYVANVLKEIHGLNNKIPFLSSHDNMGVYYPKYVTNNLKNSGHWNYAIRLEPNLYKVTPEMISTNPGKYVVVVRPSVLEFIEKCTSSNGNLITSLWKEYEKRDENKPLIEWAKAKNYNLYYLHTSGHALLNELKEIATTLKPKKIIPIHTEYKEKFKEHFTNTLVIEDCEPLLL comes from the coding sequence ATGACACTTACTGTTCATCGTGGTACAAATCAAATAGGTGGCAGTTGCGTGGAAATTGCAACTGCTACTACAAAGATTCTTATTGATATTGGGCTTCCTTTAGATAGTAAAGCTTCAGAAGACAATTTGAATCTGTACAATCCTGGTATTGAAGGTAATATTGATGCTGTTTTTATCAGCCATTATCATCTGGATCATTATGGCTTACTGCCATTATTGAACGAATCTATTCCTGTGTATGTCAGCGAAGGAACAGAGAAGATTTTTGAAATAAACACTATCTTTCTTCATCAAAAGGAAATGAAGAATTTAAAAGTGATCAAGCCACACGATGAAATAAGAATTAAAGATATTTCTATCACTCCTTATACGGTAGATCATTCAGCATATGATGCAATGGCTTTTCTCATAGAAGCTGAAGGTAAAAGGATATTATATAGTGGAGATATAAGACTTCATGGCCCTAAAAGCAAACTTTATAAGTTTCTGCCTAAAGAGGTTGATTATATGATTCTTGAAGGAACAAATATCAATAACGAAGTTGACAATATAAGGACAGAAAAAGAGATAGAAGAAGAATTCCTGAGCATATTTCGTTCAACTTCTGACGCTATCAATTACGTATGGTGTTCAGGGCAAAACATAGATAGACTTGTAGCTCTTTACCGGGCTTGCCTGAAAAGCAAAAAGATAATGGTGGTTGATGTATATGTAGCTAATGTTCTGAAAGAGATTCATGGACTTAATAATAAAATACCGTTTCTGAGCTCTCATGATAACATGGGAGTTTATTATCCTAAGTATGTTACAAACAATCTTAAGAATTCTGGTCATTGGAATTATGCCATTCGTTTAGAGCCTAATCTTTATAAAGTTACGCCCGAAATGATTTCAACTAACCCAGGTAAGTATGTTGTTGTAGTTCGTCCAAGCGTACTAGAATTTATTGAAAAATGTACTTCCTCAAATGGAAATCTGATCACCTCTCTTTGGAAAGAATATGAAAAAAGAGATGAAAACAAACCACTCATAGAATGGGCTAAAGCTAAAAACTACAATCTATACTATTTACATACTAGTGGACATGCTTTATTAAATGAACTTAAAGAAATTGCAACTACGCTCAAGCCGAAGAAAATTATTCCTATTCATACAGAATATAAAGAAAAGTTTAAAGAGCATTTCACTAATACTTTAGTGATAGAAGATTGTGAACCCTTACTCTTGTGA
- a CDS encoding HpaII family restriction endonuclease, protein MRFENVLIRSNKDLTSFLYTIDGVNCQQVEEFNSLCLFKEKFDYLEKFGGEIKFCKILSDVFANNLSYLDSCLPIIVSESLIRYYKSLDNTVSDIADYLAKINPLDFKGVGSMNFYAYKLKQLLLAFSCGMTPEIVWNGNYNGWEEFLVTKEDGSSFSCCYFEKNKLEDYLFYNTAFDIPSTESHDLGKIYKEDGIFYLKLNIQVRFV, encoded by the coding sequence ATGAGATTTGAAAATGTATTGATTAGAAGTAATAAGGACTTAACTAGTTTTCTTTATACGATTGATGGTGTAAATTGTCAACAAGTTGAGGAGTTTAATTCTTTGTGTTTATTTAAAGAAAAGTTTGACTACCTAGAAAAGTTTGGAGGCGAAATTAAGTTTTGCAAAATTCTATCTGATGTTTTTGCCAATAATTTAAGTTACTTGGATTCTTGCTTGCCTATTATTGTATCAGAATCTCTTATTAGATATTATAAATCTTTAGATAATACAGTTAGTGATATAGCTGATTACCTAGCAAAAATTAATCCTCTTGATTTTAAAGGCGTTGGCAGTATGAATTTTTATGCATATAAACTGAAACAATTATTATTAGCTTTTAGTTGCGGTATGACTCCTGAAATAGTTTGGAATGGTAACTACAATGGGTGGGAAGAATTCTTGGTTACAAAAGAAGATGGAAGTTCTTTCAGCTGTTGTTATTTTGAAAAGAATAAATTAGAGGATTATTTATTTTATAATACAGCTTTTGATATTCCAAGTACTGAAAGCCATGATTTGGGTAAAATATATAAAGAAGATGGCATTTTTTATCTTAAATTAAATATTCAAGTTCGATTTGTCTGA